A genomic region of Dactylococcopsis salina PCC 8305 contains the following coding sequences:
- a CDS encoding alpha/beta fold hydrolase, with protein MRQYQPIGFQQRNLETKLGTMVYSTPDPSFYPPVFSNPNPLVFLHSLGGGSSAYEWSKVYPSFAATHRVIAPDLIGWGDSNHPTIKYYPQDYMNLMQTLLEKVAATPAWVVASSLTAGLVVRLAIEQPQLFRGLFLVSPSGYRDFSEDYREQVSSQILNLPGFDRLIYAVGAANQLAVKNFLEQFLFADSRRLTQETINAYLASALKPNAEYAALASLKGDLCFDLAQYMEQLNTPTVFVWGSQSRFSRPQQGRRLANLNPNVDFHLIAGTGVLPHLEVPPVVTGLLSATLFQHTWQGFSDYIA; from the coding sequence ATGCGACAGTATCAACCGATCGGGTTTCAACAACGGAATCTAGAAACAAAACTGGGGACAATGGTTTATTCTACACCTGATCCCTCCTTTTATCCGCCTGTATTTTCTAACCCGAACCCTCTAGTTTTTCTTCATAGTTTAGGCGGTGGTTCTTCTGCTTATGAATGGTCGAAAGTTTATCCCAGTTTTGCCGCCACTCATCGCGTAATTGCGCCTGATTTAATTGGTTGGGGAGACTCGAATCATCCCACCATTAAATATTATCCTCAAGATTATATGAATCTCATGCAAACCCTATTAGAAAAAGTTGCAGCTACTCCCGCGTGGGTGGTAGCATCTTCTTTAACCGCAGGATTAGTAGTTCGTTTAGCCATTGAACAGCCTCAACTTTTCCGAGGATTATTTTTAGTTTCTCCTTCTGGATATCGGGATTTTAGTGAAGATTATCGGGAACAAGTTTCCTCCCAAATCTTGAATTTACCAGGATTCGATCGTCTAATTTATGCAGTAGGCGCGGCGAATCAGTTGGCAGTAAAAAACTTTTTAGAACAATTTTTATTTGCTGATTCTAGACGTTTAACTCAAGAAACGATCAATGCTTATTTGGCTTCTGCGCTTAAACCAAATGCGGAATATGCTGCTTTAGCCTCTTTAAAAGGAGATTTATGTTTTGATTTAGCACAATATATGGAACAATTAAACACTCCGACAGTCTTCGTTTGGGGGTCACAATCTCGGTTTAGTCGTCCGCAACAAGGAAGACGATTAGCGAATTTAAATCCGAATGTGGATTTTCATCTCATTGCGGGAACAGGTGTTTTACCTCACTTAGAAGTTCCTCCTGTGGTAACAGGTTTATTGTCTGCTACGCTATTTCAACATACGTGGCAAGGATTCTCCGACTACATCGCGTGA
- a CDS encoding peptidoglycan DD-metalloendopeptidase family protein produces MNKPLPLLVLLLTGTLFSPNIVSAQLITDDNSCPEPILKRLDRHQISPGETIPSIAQQYNLLPETLIRLNPNLQQDSVPVGSSILIPPFNGVRIEVPLGTTWEDLETAYGVRADVLFELNGCTPQPQVVFLPGVAWQGEDPNAVYTYTGLSHSPLPISPSVGLSYGWRTVENSNQRRLHSGVDLIAPVGTEVLAAEAGKVTFAGKHPIYGNLIIISHPGGKQTRYGHLDAIAVNVDQSVAAGNKIGTVGTSGEPHINESHLHFEVRYQTPQGWVAQDPQVHLSAINE; encoded by the coding sequence ATGAACAAACCTCTCCCTCTCCTTGTACTGCTGCTGACAGGGACGCTTTTTTCCCCGAACATAGTTTCAGCACAATTGATCACAGACGATAACAGTTGTCCTGAGCCAATTTTGAAAAGGCTCGATCGGCATCAAATTTCCCCAGGAGAAACGATTCCCAGTATTGCCCAACAATACAATTTACTACCAGAAACCCTGATTCGTCTCAATCCCAATTTACAACAAGATAGTGTTCCCGTCGGCAGTTCCATTCTGATCCCGCCGTTTAATGGGGTTCGCATTGAAGTTCCCCTTGGAACCACTTGGGAAGACTTAGAAACCGCTTATGGGGTGCGTGCGGACGTTTTATTTGAATTAAACGGCTGTACCCCACAACCGCAAGTCGTCTTTCTTCCTGGTGTCGCATGGCAAGGAGAAGACCCCAACGCCGTTTATACTTATACAGGATTAAGCCATTCTCCTCTTCCTATATCCCCATCTGTTGGCTTGAGTTATGGTTGGCGCACTGTCGAAAATAGCAACCAGCGTCGTTTACATAGCGGTGTCGATTTAATCGCACCAGTGGGAACTGAGGTATTAGCAGCAGAAGCGGGAAAGGTGACTTTTGCAGGGAAACATCCCATTTACGGCAATTTAATTATTATTAGTCATCCTGGGGGAAAACAAACCCGTTATGGTCATCTGGACGCGATCGCGGTCAACGTTGACCAATCGGTGGCGGCAGGGAATAAAATTGGGACAGTGGGAACAAGCGGAGAACCTCATATTAATGAGTCTCATCTTCATTTTGAAGTTCGTTATCAAACCCCTCAAGGTTGGGTTGCTCAAGACCCACAAGTTCATTTAAGCGCAATTAATGAATAA
- the proS gene encoding proline--tRNA ligase: protein MRMSQMLLVTLRETPAEAEIPSHQLLLRAGYIRRIGSGLYGYLPLMWRVLNKISQIVREEMNVTGAQECLLPQLQPSELWEESGRWETYTKAEGIMFSLIDRQERKLGLGPTHEEVITAIARDTIRSYRQLPQNLYQIQTKFRDEIRPRFGLMRGREFIMKDAYSFNADAASLKETYNAMGNAYAKILQRCGLSFTAVEADSGAIGGSASQEFMVLAEAGEDEVLYTEDGNYAANLEKAVSIPPDAELSPFSSYEKRETPNTATIATVCEFLGCSPTNVVKNVLYEAVYDNGKQVLVLVSIRGDQDVNEVKLNNELASLAKNYGSLALIGLNVPDVEAQKTWAAKPLPLGYIAPDLGDDYIQGGEKVESSFLRLVDQTAVDLENFVTGANQVGYHVVGANWGTEFMLPKMVVDVRSAQVGDRAVHDPQQRLQTARGIEVGHIFQLGTKYSEAMGATYTSEQGEEKPFYMGCYGIGVSRLAQSAVEQSYDKNGIIWPVAIAPYQVVITVPNITDPKQVEVAETLYQDLQKAGIEVLLDDRDDRAGVKFKDADLIGIPYRVVTGRSLKEGKVELVKRADQSSEDIPTTDVVTTLRNLLQNELNR from the coding sequence ATGCGAATGTCTCAGATGCTCTTGGTTACTCTACGGGAAACTCCCGCAGAAGCTGAAATTCCAAGCCATCAACTTCTTCTTCGAGCCGGTTATATTCGTCGCATTGGGAGTGGACTCTACGGCTATCTTCCCCTGATGTGGCGTGTTCTCAACAAAATCTCTCAAATTGTTCGCGAAGAAATGAATGTAACGGGAGCGCAAGAGTGTTTACTCCCACAGCTACAGCCTTCGGAATTATGGGAGGAATCGGGACGTTGGGAGACTTACACCAAAGCGGAAGGGATTATGTTTTCTCTCATTGATCGTCAAGAGCGAAAATTAGGATTGGGTCCCACTCACGAAGAGGTGATTACTGCGATCGCCAGAGACACGATTCGCTCTTATCGCCAACTCCCCCAAAATCTCTACCAAATTCAAACCAAATTCCGTGATGAAATTCGTCCCCGTTTTGGCTTGATGCGGGGTCGGGAATTTATTATGAAGGATGCTTATTCTTTTAATGCTGATGCGGCGAGTTTAAAGGAAACTTACAACGCAATGGGAAACGCCTACGCTAAGATTTTACAACGCTGTGGTTTGAGTTTTACGGCGGTAGAAGCGGATTCAGGGGCGATCGGCGGTTCTGCGTCGCAAGAGTTTATGGTACTCGCAGAAGCGGGAGAGGATGAGGTACTTTACACAGAGGATGGAAACTATGCGGCAAATTTAGAAAAAGCGGTTTCCATTCCTCCTGATGCCGAGTTATCGCCTTTTTCCAGTTATGAGAAGCGGGAAACGCCCAATACAGCAACGATCGCGACGGTTTGCGAGTTTTTAGGCTGTTCTCCCACCAATGTGGTGAAAAATGTTCTCTATGAGGCGGTTTATGACAATGGGAAACAGGTGCTAGTTTTAGTCAGTATTCGCGGTGATCAAGATGTCAATGAGGTGAAGTTGAATAATGAATTGGCAAGTTTAGCCAAAAATTATGGCAGCCTGGCTTTAATTGGCTTAAATGTTCCTGATGTGGAGGCGCAGAAAACTTGGGCGGCGAAACCTTTACCTTTGGGGTATATTGCTCCTGATTTAGGGGATGATTACATTCAGGGGGGAGAAAAAGTTGAATCTTCATTTTTGCGTTTAGTGGATCAAACGGCGGTTGATCTAGAGAATTTTGTCACTGGGGCGAATCAGGTCGGATATCACGTGGTTGGGGCAAACTGGGGAACAGAGTTTATGTTACCGAAAATGGTTGTTGATGTGCGATCGGCACAGGTGGGCGATCGAGCCGTCCATGATCCCCAGCAACGGCTACAAACAGCGCGCGGGATTGAAGTGGGACATATTTTCCAACTGGGAACTAAGTATTCGGAAGCGATGGGAGCAACTTATACCAGTGAACAAGGGGAGGAAAAGCCGTTTTATATGGGCTGCTATGGGATTGGTGTTTCTCGTTTGGCACAGTCGGCGGTGGAACAGTCTTATGATAAAAATGGCATTATTTGGCCCGTTGCGATCGCGCCCTATCAAGTAGTGATTACTGTCCCCAATATCACTGATCCGAAACAAGTAGAAGTGGCAGAAACCCTTTATCAAGACTTACAAAAAGCTGGGATTGAAGTCTTATTGGACGATCGAGACGATCGAGCAGGGGTTAAATTTAAAGATGCGGATTTGATTGGTATTCCCTACCGTGTGGTGACAGGGCGATCGTTGAAGGAAGGAAAAGTGGAACTGGTGAAACGTGCGGATCAATCCTCGGAAGACATCCCCACTACCGATGTCGTTACTACCCTGCGAAACTTGTTACAAAACGAACTTAATCGCTAA
- the dndE gene encoding DNA sulfur modification protein DndE, protein MQPPVERIRLSKTGRDQLIKLKRYTKIEQWNVLCRWGFCRSLAEPTKPSPVPIPNDSNLEITWRVFGGEMSDVFILALKQRCYQDGLGTDPDTLAQQFRLHLHRGISYLAGDPNLKRIEQLFSTLL, encoded by the coding sequence ATGCAGCCACCCGTAGAACGCATCCGTCTCTCGAAAACAGGACGAGACCAACTGATTAAACTGAAACGTTACACAAAAATTGAACAGTGGAACGTTCTCTGTCGTTGGGGGTTTTGTCGTTCTCTTGCTGAACCCACAAAGCCCTCACCCGTTCCCATTCCCAATGATAGTAACTTAGAAATTACTTGGCGAGTATTTGGGGGGGAAATGTCTGATGTGTTTATTCTCGCCCTAAAACAACGCTGTTATCAAGATGGACTGGGAACTGATCCCGACACTCTCGCCCAACAGTTTCGCCTGCATTTGCATCGAGGCATTAGTTATCTTGCGGGTGATCCTAATTTAAAGCGCATCGAACAGTTATTTTCCACCTTACTTTAG
- a CDS encoding family 10 glycosylhydrolase produces MFNLSHSFNSLSRLSRSMLLAVLSFCLIITVQAHFFPVTAAETNNYCQFQERTIALKDQLRQRAINGNIQAQTEYNNLIQRHGEQLANCRQQTWPQTQAIWLRVYPCDTFPGGVEEILDHIVDLGYNEVYLEVFYNAQVLLPANENNTPWDSVLRSPSVRNRDLLAEVIEKGHERGLKVYAWLFSLNFGYAYAQRGDRTQVLARNGYGETNLSASGEVSKAFVDPYNEQARRDYLQMLSAVLKRKPDGVLFDYIRYPRSTGSKSVVSGVKNLWIYGDAALNTLFNRALNEKGRFLIQRFVNKGYITRNDVARVDELEPKEILPLWQGRNLDGMEAEMSLEARQNLLQQQLWYLSVAHAAQGVLDFLSLAAQQVEQAGIPTGAVFFPDANRVVGEEGFDSRLQPWTRFNKVEQWHPMSYAVCGRASCIVDLVRRTMSVASPDLEVVPALAGAWGQPYKDRPPLEVQMEAIRRQVPNIAGVSHFAYSWQFPDQDRDRKFCSLE; encoded by the coding sequence ATGTTCAATCTGTCTCATTCCTTTAACTCTCTTTCTCGTTTGTCTCGATCGATGCTGTTAGCTGTTTTGAGCTTTTGCCTCATCATAACGGTTCAAGCTCATTTTTTCCCCGTTACGGCAGCGGAAACTAACAACTACTGCCAGTTTCAGGAAAGGACGATCGCGCTCAAAGATCAACTGCGACAACGTGCGATTAATGGCAATATTCAAGCTCAAACTGAGTACAATAATCTCATTCAACGTCACGGCGAACAACTGGCGAACTGTCGCCAACAAACTTGGCCCCAAACTCAAGCCATCTGGTTAAGAGTTTACCCCTGCGATACTTTTCCAGGCGGTGTCGAAGAAATTTTAGATCACATTGTTGATTTAGGGTATAACGAAGTCTATTTAGAAGTTTTTTACAATGCTCAGGTGTTGCTCCCTGCTAACGAAAATAACACCCCCTGGGATTCTGTGCTTCGATCGCCCTCAGTGAGAAATCGAGACCTATTAGCAGAAGTGATCGAAAAAGGACATGAACGGGGATTAAAAGTCTATGCTTGGCTCTTTAGCCTCAACTTTGGCTATGCTTATGCACAACGTGGCGATCGAACGCAAGTTTTAGCTCGTAATGGCTACGGTGAGACCAATTTATCTGCTAGTGGGGAAGTCTCAAAAGCCTTTGTTGATCCTTACAATGAACAAGCCAGACGAGACTACTTACAAATGCTCTCAGCAGTTTTAAAGCGCAAACCTGACGGCGTACTATTTGATTATATTCGCTATCCTCGTAGCACAGGGAGTAAATCAGTTGTCAGTGGCGTTAAAAACCTTTGGATTTATGGGGATGCTGCCCTCAATACCCTATTTAACCGCGCTTTAAATGAAAAAGGACGCTTCCTGATCCAGCGTTTTGTCAATAAAGGTTACATTACCCGCAACGATGTCGCCAGAGTTGATGAGCTTGAACCGAAAGAGATTCTTCCCCTTTGGCAAGGACGGAATTTAGATGGAATGGAAGCAGAAATGAGTTTAGAAGCGCGTCAGAATCTCTTACAACAACAGTTATGGTATTTGAGCGTTGCTCACGCTGCTCAAGGCGTGTTGGATTTTCTTTCTCTAGCGGCTCAACAGGTAGAACAAGCAGGGATTCCTACAGGAGCGGTATTTTTTCCTGATGCGAATCGAGTGGTAGGAGAGGAGGGATTTGATTCTCGTTTGCAACCTTGGACAAGATTTAACAAGGTAGAACAATGGCATCCCATGTCTTATGCGGTGTGTGGTCGGGCAAGTTGTATTGTTGATTTGGTACGACGAACCATGAGTGTTGCTTCTCCTGATCTAGAAGTAGTGCCAGCTTTAGCAGGGGCTTGGGGTCAACCCTATAAGGATCGTCCTCCTTTAGAAGTGCAAATGGAAGCAATTCGCCGTCAAGTTCCCAATATTGCTGGAGTGAGTCATTTTGCTTATTCTTGGCAGTTCCCAGACCAAGATCGCGATCGCAAATTTTGTTCTTTGGAATAA
- the psb27 gene encoding photosystem II protein Psb27, with protein sequence MFIKSMLKRLLALTLVVVVSTVGLAGCSGDNKGLTGDYRQDTLTVLDTLRTTLELSVDDPQREEVREKARKQLNEYAARYRRDEQVAGLRSFTTMQTALNALANYYTSAYATRPIPDKVKDRVSQEFAQVERALRREET encoded by the coding sequence ATGTTTATAAAATCAATGCTTAAACGATTGCTTGCTTTAACATTAGTCGTGGTGGTTAGTACCGTTGGGTTAGCTGGATGTAGCGGAGACAATAAAGGCTTAACTGGCGACTATCGTCAAGATACTCTCACTGTACTCGATACCTTACGCACTACCCTAGAACTGTCTGTGGATGATCCGCAAAGAGAAGAAGTGCGAGAAAAAGCCCGTAAACAATTAAACGAATATGCGGCTCGTTATCGCCGAGATGAACAAGTAGCAGGATTACGCTCTTTTACAACGATGCAAACTGCTCTTAATGCTTTAGCGAATTATTATACTTCTGCTTATGCGACTCGTCCGATTCCTGATAAAGTCAAGGACAGAGTGTCTCAAGAGTTTGCTCAGGTAGAACGGGCTTTGCGACGAGAAGAAACTTAA
- a CDS encoding dihydrolipoamide acetyltransferase family protein, whose amino-acid sequence MIRDIFMPALSSTMTEGKIVSWAKSQGEKVEKGETVLVVESDKADMDVESFHDGYLATILVPEGEQAPVGSTIGLLAETEAEIETAKQQGSNQTTATTAKTETKTETPVAPSSTPEPATPTPQVASTPTSTPKQENGRVVASPRARKLAKEHNIDLATLQGSGPHGRIVASDVEAATGQPTATPQPQPTPQPAPQPTPQAAPSYAKGEVVPFTTLQSSVVRNMTATVQVPTFHVGYTITTDALDKLYKQIKSKGVTMTALLAKAVAATLQKHPLVNASYSEQGIQYHSGINIAVAVAMEDGGLITPVLRNAAEQDIYTLSRNWKDLVKRSRSKQLQPEEYSTGTFTLSNLGMFGVDRFDAILPPGQGGILAIGASRPQVVATDDGMFGVRRQMSVNITCDHRIIYGAHAAAFLQDLAQLIETDPQSLTL is encoded by the coding sequence ATGATCCGTGACATCTTCATGCCTGCTCTCAGTTCAACCATGACCGAAGGAAAAATTGTCTCTTGGGCAAAATCTCAAGGGGAAAAAGTAGAGAAAGGAGAAACCGTCCTTGTAGTGGAATCAGACAAAGCAGATATGGATGTGGAGTCGTTCCATGATGGTTATTTAGCGACAATTCTTGTTCCAGAAGGAGAACAAGCGCCAGTGGGTTCTACCATTGGTTTACTCGCAGAAACCGAAGCAGAAATTGAAACTGCTAAACAACAAGGAAGCAATCAAACCACCGCAACCACTGCGAAAACAGAAACGAAAACGGAAACACCTGTTGCTCCCTCCTCAACTCCAGAACCCGCAACACCGACTCCTCAAGTAGCTTCTACGCCAACTTCCACTCCGAAACAAGAGAATGGTCGCGTTGTGGCTTCTCCTCGCGCTCGTAAATTAGCAAAAGAGCATAATATCGATCTCGCAACCTTACAAGGAAGCGGTCCCCATGGTCGCATTGTTGCTTCTGATGTGGAAGCGGCGACTGGTCAACCGACGGCGACTCCTCAACCGCAACCGACACCGCAACCAGCCCCCCAACCGACACCACAAGCTGCACCAAGCTACGCGAAGGGAGAAGTTGTCCCCTTTACGACTCTCCAAAGTTCTGTGGTACGGAATATGACCGCAACGGTACAAGTTCCCACTTTCCATGTCGGTTATACCATCACCACTGATGCGTTAGATAAACTCTATAAACAAATTAAATCGAAAGGGGTGACAATGACGGCGTTACTGGCGAAAGCTGTGGCGGCTACTTTACAAAAACATCCCCTTGTTAATGCCAGTTACAGTGAGCAAGGGATACAATATCACTCTGGAATTAATATCGCTGTTGCGGTGGCGATGGAAGATGGCGGTTTGATTACTCCTGTTTTACGCAATGCAGCAGAACAGGATATTTATACCCTTTCTCGCAATTGGAAAGATTTAGTGAAACGATCGCGCAGTAAGCAATTACAGCCAGAAGAATACAGCACCGGCACGTTTACTCTATCGAATCTTGGAATGTTTGGGGTCGATCGATTTGATGCCATTTTACCCCCTGGACAGGGTGGCATTCTAGCAATTGGTGCGTCCCGTCCCCAAGTTGTAGCGACCGATGATGGAATGTTTGGTGTGCGTCGTCAGATGAGTGTTAATATCACTTGCGACCACCGCATTATTTATGGCGCTCATGCGGCGGCTTTCTTACAAGATTTAGCACAGTTGATCGAAACTGATCCTCAAAGTTTAACTCTGTAA
- a CDS encoding AI-2E family transporter, with protein MRKPDRSHFWSFFSNYYLIRYLLLFTFGWATIQILAYFQTIILIFVFASILAFLLNYPVQWFKQYLPHSTAVVIVFLSSLILFIFLFLTLGLIVISEFQTFLSKAPNLIQSLLTIFEETESWLEQFNLSIDLQFLQQEFQSKLGSTINFSTIFLRNTLTRFVELIIILVIAFFMLLDGQTIWRNCVKVFPQSYRVKITTSLRDNFLGFFRGRLLLSLFFGVSAFLVYLILQTPYPWLLAVIVGVFDLIPGIGATIGISVAALIVLPQGIGLSLKVIIFCVLLQQIEENILMPRIMQSSVNLNPVLIFFALLIGVRIAGFLGLFLAIPTTAVIVSCLQNNKK; from the coding sequence ATGAGGAAGCCCGATCGAAGCCATTTTTGGTCTTTTTTCAGTAATTATTATTTAATCCGTTATTTGCTTTTATTCACTTTTGGCTGGGCAACCATTCAGATTCTTGCTTATTTTCAAACCATTATTTTAATTTTTGTTTTTGCTAGTATTCTCGCTTTTTTGCTTAATTATCCTGTGCAATGGTTCAAACAATATCTTCCACATTCTACGGCGGTTGTTATTGTTTTTTTATCCAGTTTAATTCTGTTTATTTTCCTTTTTCTGACGTTGGGATTGATCGTAATCTCTGAGTTTCAGACTTTTCTCTCCAAAGCTCCTAATTTAATTCAATCTTTGCTAACTATTTTCGAGGAAACTGAATCTTGGCTAGAGCAGTTTAATCTCTCGATCGACCTCCAATTTTTACAACAAGAGTTTCAAAGCAAACTGGGAAGTACGATTAATTTTAGTACCATCTTTTTAAGAAATACCTTAACCCGTTTTGTGGAACTAATTATTATCCTCGTCATTGCTTTTTTTATGCTTTTAGACGGTCAAACGATTTGGCGAAATTGTGTTAAAGTATTTCCGCAATCTTACCGAGTTAAAATCACTACCTCTTTACGAGATAATTTTTTAGGATTTTTTCGAGGGCGATTACTGCTCTCACTTTTCTTTGGTGTTTCTGCATTTTTGGTTTACTTAATCTTACAAACTCCTTATCCTTGGCTGTTAGCAGTAATTGTTGGCGTTTTTGATCTCATTCCTGGTATTGGCGCAACAATTGGGATCAGTGTTGCTGCGTTGATTGTTCTTCCTCAAGGAATTGGGTTAAGTTTAAAAGTGATTATTTTTTGTGTTCTTCTCCAACAAATTGAAGAAAACATTTTAATGCCTCGCATTATGCAAAGTTCAGTTAATCTTAACCCTGTACTTATCTTTTTTGCGTTATTAATTGGGGTGAGAATTGCAGGTTTTTTAGGACTTTTTCTTGCTATTCCTACCACGGCGGTGATTGTTAGTTGTCTCCAAAATAACAAAAAGTAG
- a CDS encoding lysophospholipid acyltransferase family protein, with the protein MTHPPLSGWSLDDRDQKTIQTWLTQCQWFYKHYFQAETDGWENIPETGAALIVGSHNGGLACPDMMISLYDWFRHFGTERLVYGLMHPHVWEVYSPLAKIASQLGAIRANPRLAISALERGACVLVYPGGGPDVFRPYWERDQIKFCGRKGFIKLALRENVSIVPVISWGAHDTLFVLADIYEPMKWFLETFKLPWLFNLDPEVFPIYLGLPWGISFGPLMNFPLPAKVRVRVCPPIQFERYGREATQDSDYVQYCYDTVVQEMQTHLNQLIKEADY; encoded by the coding sequence GTGACACATCCCCCTCTCTCTGGCTGGTCGTTAGACGATCGAGATCAAAAAACAATTCAAACTTGGCTCACTCAATGTCAATGGTTTTACAAGCATTACTTCCAAGCCGAAACCGATGGTTGGGAAAATATCCCTGAAACTGGAGCCGCCTTAATTGTCGGTTCACACAACGGCGGTTTAGCCTGTCCAGACATGATGATTAGTCTCTATGACTGGTTTCGTCATTTTGGCACAGAAAGGCTTGTTTATGGCTTAATGCACCCTCATGTGTGGGAAGTTTATTCCCCTTTAGCTAAAATTGCCAGTCAATTGGGAGCAATACGAGCCAACCCGCGCTTGGCAATTTCCGCACTAGAAAGAGGTGCTTGTGTGTTAGTCTATCCAGGAGGAGGGCCTGATGTTTTTCGTCCTTACTGGGAACGCGATCAAATTAAATTTTGTGGTCGCAAAGGGTTTATTAAATTAGCATTACGAGAAAACGTTTCGATCGTTCCCGTTATCTCTTGGGGAGCGCATGATACATTATTTGTTTTAGCAGATATTTACGAACCGATGAAATGGTTTTTAGAAACCTTTAAGTTACCTTGGTTATTTAACCTTGATCCAGAAGTATTTCCCATTTATTTAGGATTACCTTGGGGAATTTCTTTCGGTCCATTGATGAATTTTCCTCTTCCTGCTAAAGTGCGAGTGCGAGTCTGTCCGCCGATTCAATTTGAGCGTTACGGACGAGAAGCCACGCAAGATTCAGATTATGTTCAATACTGTTATGACACAGTAGTTCAGGAAATGCAAACTCATTTAAATCAACTGATTAAAGAAGCTGATTATTAA
- the dxr gene encoding 1-deoxy-D-xylulose-5-phosphate reductoisomerase, giving the protein MKSITVIGSTGSIGTQTLEIATQYPEEFRIVGLAAGRNIELLAQQVQQFRPQIVATCYEDKLPELKAALGGLDYSPVILAGEDGVVEVAKYGDAESVVTGIVGCAGLLPTLAAIEAGKNIALANKETLIAGAPVVLPLVEKHGVKLLPADSEHSAIFQCLQGVPEKGLRRILLTASGGAFRDLPVEKLPFVQVADALKHPNWSMGQKITIDSATLMNKGLEVIEAHYLFGLDYNQIDIVIHPQSIIHSLIELQDTSVLAQLGWADMRLPLLYALSYPDRLYTDWQPLDLVKAGSLTFKAPDHQKYPCMQLAYDVGKAGGLMPAVLNAANEQAVALFLEEKIGFLDIPRLIETVCDRASDYNTPTPSLEDILEVNQTARQEVLTAAKSLKIAIGH; this is encoded by the coding sequence GTGAAATCTATTACCGTTATCGGCTCAACCGGTTCAATTGGCACACAAACTCTAGAAATTGCCACGCAATACCCCGAAGAATTTAGAATTGTCGGACTCGCTGCGGGAAGAAACATTGAATTGTTAGCGCAACAAGTGCAGCAGTTTCGTCCGCAAATTGTCGCCACCTGCTATGAGGATAAGTTACCCGAATTGAAAGCAGCTTTGGGGGGGTTAGATTACTCTCCCGTTATTCTCGCTGGTGAAGACGGAGTAGTGGAGGTAGCAAAATATGGGGATGCAGAAAGTGTGGTGACTGGAATCGTTGGCTGTGCTGGTTTACTTCCCACTTTAGCTGCGATCGAAGCGGGAAAAAATATTGCTCTAGCGAACAAAGAAACCTTAATCGCTGGTGCGCCAGTGGTGTTACCGTTAGTAGAAAAACATGGAGTGAAGTTACTTCCCGCCGACTCGGAACATTCAGCAATTTTTCAATGTTTACAAGGAGTGCCAGAAAAAGGATTACGACGCATTTTATTAACCGCATCTGGGGGCGCATTTCGAGATTTGCCAGTTGAGAAGTTACCATTCGTTCAGGTAGCGGATGCGTTGAAACATCCGAATTGGTCAATGGGTCAGAAAATTACGATCGATTCTGCTACCTTGATGAACAAAGGATTAGAAGTCATTGAAGCCCATTATCTCTTCGGTTTAGATTATAACCAGATTGATATTGTGATTCATCCTCAGAGTATTATTCACTCTCTGATTGAGTTACAGGATACATCGGTTTTAGCACAGTTGGGATGGGCAGATATGCGCTTACCCTTGCTTTATGCTCTATCTTACCCCGATCGACTCTACACAGACTGGCAACCGCTAGACTTAGTGAAAGCGGGAAGTTTAACCTTTAAAGCCCCCGATCATCAAAAATATCCCTGTATGCAACTCGCTTACGACGTGGGAAAAGCAGGGGGATTAATGCCAGCAGTATTAAACGCAGCGAATGAACAAGCAGTCGCTTTATTTTTAGAAGAAAAGATCGGGTTTTTAGATATTCCTCGATTGATCGAAACCGTTTGCGATCGCGCTTCTGATTATAATACACCCACACCGAGTTTAGAAGATATTTTAGAAGTGAATCAAACAGCAAGACAAGAAGTTTTAACCGCCGCCAAATCTTTAAAAATAGCCATTGGTCATTAA